From Halotia branconii CENA392, the proteins below share one genomic window:
- a CDS encoding IS4 family transposase, which produces MKILEKNLYEECNFGDKRLTQRAAFIGELLSVKYGQPLSKIFKTASDLKRGYEFFSNPKTNFEKLTQPYFKQTAQEINGAPVVLAVGDTTFLDYKKILDKREEYGPIGNGGNGLILHSCLAIEPDFGQPLGLLWEKLWHREHKASQPINESQEAKKERLKKERKAKRNKEFKEKESYRWVEAFSKIEKQFSTLEIPLGGLSSKIIHVFDREGDIAEVFAQISQTKNAGVIVRAAHNRCLEGENEHLWSYVTSTAVKFVKDVGLAETKKRNARTATLEVRYCPVSISSPTRLKNQGSFHVYAVYAREINCPENCEPVEWMLLTTESVDSEQSAAQILRWYTYRWRVEEYHKILKSGCKAESYRLAGESMSTMLGFLTVIAAQLLRMTYLHRNCPHLDASVVLTQVQMDVLLASSPPKFKKDIEFTVDWAIRAIARLGGYLEHRKNSAIGIQVLWRGWLELETLCQGWLLHQNLK; this is translated from the coding sequence ATGAAAATCTTAGAGAAGAACCTGTATGAGGAGTGTAACTTTGGAGACAAACGTTTAACCCAAAGGGCAGCATTTATAGGTGAACTTTTATCGGTAAAATATGGTCAGCCTTTATCGAAAATATTTAAAACTGCTAGCGACCTCAAACGTGGTTACGAATTTTTCTCTAATCCAAAAACAAATTTTGAGAAATTGACTCAACCTTACTTTAAACAAACAGCCCAAGAAATAAACGGCGCTCCTGTGGTGCTAGCTGTAGGAGATACAACTTTTTTAGATTATAAAAAAATATTAGACAAAAGAGAAGAATACGGCCCAATAGGTAATGGCGGAAATGGATTAATTTTACATAGCTGTTTAGCTATAGAACCTGATTTTGGGCAGCCATTAGGGTTATTGTGGGAGAAGCTGTGGCATAGAGAGCATAAAGCTTCACAGCCGATTAATGAAAGCCAAGAAGCTAAAAAAGAGCGTCTAAAAAAAGAGCGAAAAGCCAAAAGAAATAAAGAATTTAAAGAGAAAGAATCTTATAGATGGGTTGAGGCTTTCTCAAAGATAGAAAAACAGTTTTCTACTTTAGAAATTCCACTAGGGGGATTATCGTCGAAGATAATTCATGTCTTTGACCGAGAAGGTGATATTGCAGAAGTCTTCGCCCAAATCAGTCAAACTAAAAACGCGGGTGTAATAGTCAGGGCGGCACACAACCGTTGTCTAGAAGGAGAGAATGAGCATTTATGGTCATACGTAACTTCCACTGCTGTCAAGTTTGTAAAAGACGTTGGACTAGCCGAAACTAAAAAGCGTAATGCCAGAACTGCCACCTTAGAAGTCAGATATTGTCCAGTATCAATTAGTTCGCCAACAAGGCTGAAAAATCAAGGCAGTTTTCATGTTTATGCAGTCTATGCCAGAGAAATTAATTGTCCAGAAAATTGTGAACCAGTAGAGTGGATGCTACTAACTACTGAATCAGTTGATTCAGAACAATCAGCAGCACAAATCCTCCGTTGGTATACGTATCGTTGGCGAGTTGAAGAGTATCATAAAATTCTCAAATCGGGGTGTAAGGCTGAAAGCTACCGATTAGCTGGTGAGAGTATGTCAACGATGTTGGGATTTTTAACTGTGATTGCCGCACAGCTATTGCGAATGACGTACTTACACCGTAACTGCCCGCACCTTGATGCTAGTGTGGTGTTAACTCAAGTACAAATGGATGTACTGTTAGCTAGTAGCCCGCCTAAATTCAAAAAAGATATCGAATTTACCGTTGATTGGGCAATCCGCGCTATCGCCCGCCTGGGGGGATACTTAGAACATCGAAAAAACAGTGCCATTGGTATACAGGTTTTATGGAGAGGTTGGTTAGAGTTAGAAACCCTGTGCCAAGGTTGGCTATTACACCAAAATCTTAAATAA
- the kdpA gene encoding potassium-transporting ATPase subunit KdpA, translated as MLQGWIQIALTLLIVIVTTPLLGKYIARVFMGEKIILDAVINPLEKAIYAFSGIRPQEEMTGWQYAKTVLYSNLVMGILVYLILMLQGWLPLNPTNLGAPSWDLALHTTLSFVTNTNQQHYSGETTFSYASQTFALGFLMFTSAATGLAVGIAFIRGLTGRPLGNFYSDLIKSITRILLPISVIGGLLLILAGIPETLAGPATATTLEGATQVIARGLVAHFEIIKELGENGGGFFGINSAHPFENPNGFTNLLEMWAMISIPTALIYTYGIFANNRKQAWLVFWMVFIIFVFLVGVAAVGEFPGNPLVNSLLGEQQPNLEGKEVRFGWAQTALWAVMTTATMCGAVNGMHDSLMPPGGFATLFNMFLQIIWGGQGTGTAYLFIYLILAVFLTGLMVGRTPEFLGRKIEKPEIVLASVVLLVHPFAILIPWAITFGFPDILSGISNPGFHGVSQVVYEYASAAANNGSGFEGLSDNTLWWNLSTSVSILAGRYIAIIALLLLADNMSRKQPVPVTTGTLRTDTRLFTGVTSGVILILGALTFFPALVLGPIAEAFLIARGG; from the coding sequence ATGTTACAAGGATGGATACAAATTGCTTTGACATTACTGATAGTCATAGTAACTACTCCTCTACTGGGGAAATATATAGCTCGCGTTTTTATGGGAGAAAAAATAATCCTTGATGCAGTAATAAATCCTCTAGAAAAAGCTATTTATGCCTTTAGTGGTATACGTCCCCAAGAAGAAATGACAGGTTGGCAGTATGCCAAAACAGTACTGTATAGCAATCTTGTCATGGGGATTTTAGTTTATTTAATCCTGATGCTGCAAGGATGGTTGCCGCTAAATCCTACAAATTTAGGTGCGCCAAGTTGGGATTTAGCACTGCACACTACACTTTCCTTTGTCACTAATACCAATCAACAGCATTATTCTGGTGAGACAACCTTTAGCTATGCTAGTCAAACTTTTGCCCTTGGGTTCTTGATGTTTACTTCAGCGGCGACTGGTTTAGCAGTAGGAATTGCCTTTATTCGCGGTTTAACTGGTAGACCATTAGGCAACTTTTACAGCGATTTAATTAAGTCAATCACACGAATTTTGTTACCAATATCTGTGATTGGTGGCTTGTTATTGATTTTGGCGGGTATACCCGAAACCTTGGCAGGCCCGGCTACAGCAACCACCTTAGAGGGTGCAACTCAAGTAATTGCCCGTGGCCTGGTTGCACATTTTGAAATTATTAAAGAACTAGGAGAAAACGGTGGTGGCTTTTTTGGAATCAACTCAGCCCATCCTTTTGAAAATCCCAACGGCTTTACGAACTTATTAGAAATGTGGGCAATGATTTCTATTCCCACAGCACTGATTTACACTTACGGCATATTTGCTAACAACCGTAAACAAGCATGGTTAGTGTTTTGGATGGTCTTCATCATCTTTGTCTTTTTAGTAGGTGTTGCCGCAGTAGGTGAATTTCCAGGAAATCCCCTTGTTAACTCACTATTAGGAGAACAACAACCCAATTTAGAAGGCAAAGAAGTTCGATTTGGATGGGCGCAAACAGCACTTTGGGCAGTCATGACTACAGCAACTATGTGTGGTGCTGTTAATGGTATGCATGATTCTTTGATGCCGCCTGGAGGATTTGCCACTCTCTTTAATATGTTTTTGCAAATTATTTGGGGAGGTCAAGGAACTGGTACAGCTTACCTATTTATTTATCTAATTTTGGCGGTGTTCTTGACTGGGTTAATGGTGGGACGGACACCAGAATTTTTAGGACGCAAAATTGAGAAACCAGAAATTGTCCTAGCCAGCGTTGTTTTATTAGTTCACCCCTTTGCTATTCTCATTCCTTGGGCTATTACTTTCGGCTTTCCCGATATCCTTTCAGGTATTAGTAACCCAGGTTTTCATGGAGTTTCCCAGGTAGTTTACGAATACGCTTCCGCCGCAGCGAATAACGGTTCTGGCTTTGAAGGATTAAGTGATAACACTCTGTGGTGGAATCTCAGCACGAGTGTCAGTATTTTGGCAGGACGTTATATCGCGATTATTGCACTGTTGCTTTTGGCGGATAATATGTCTCGCAAGCAACCTGTTCCTGTTACCACCGGCACTCTCAGAACTGACACTAGACTCTTCACAGGAGTTACAAGCGGAGTGATTTTAATTCTTGGCGCTCTTACCTTCTTTCCTGCACTTGTTTTAGGCCCTATAGCAGAGGCATTTTTGATTGCTAGAGGTGGATGA
- a CDS encoding sensor histidine kinase, translating to MVDFKVRLLHKESLLGKFLLIAGLFIVVLILEYSTPNEYVFGYLYTGPILLANSWLGRRSTFQTTFVAVCLTMLNLVVPGGEAMKVPTIASRAIAAIALIVTGVLSDRLRRSQEAIALTRAKLEAQEELSRVREDFASTLTHDLKTPLLGAIETLKAFEQEKFGAVSSAQQKILSTMTRSHQTSLQLLETLLDIYRNDTEGLKLNLTPVDLAILAEETASTLSELAASRRVYLSLNYGDSDWRRSLWVQGDALQLQRVFNNLLVNAINHSRRGERVEIVLEPQAFYQVVKILDTGAGIVPEQFSHLFDRFYQGHSDRQAKGSGLGLYLSRQIIAAHGGIIWAENRVPIGAMFAFKLPVYPSQSSVTV from the coding sequence ATGGTAGATTTCAAAGTTAGATTACTTCATAAAGAATCGCTTTTAGGCAAATTCCTGTTAATAGCAGGTCTATTTATAGTTGTACTAATTCTGGAGTACTCTACACCTAATGAATATGTGTTTGGCTATCTCTATACAGGGCCGATTTTGTTAGCAAACTCCTGGTTGGGGAGGCGCAGTACTTTTCAAACTACCTTTGTTGCTGTGTGCCTAACTATGCTGAATCTTGTAGTCCCAGGAGGTGAAGCCATGAAGGTTCCGACGATCGCCAGTAGAGCGATCGCAGCGATCGCCTTGATTGTCACAGGTGTTTTGAGCGATCGCCTGCGCCGTTCGCAAGAAGCGATCGCCCTGACTCGTGCCAAGCTAGAAGCTCAAGAGGAATTATCTAGAGTACGTGAAGATTTTGCTTCTACTCTCACCCATGATCTCAAAACTCCATTGCTGGGAGCAATTGAAACTCTCAAAGCGTTTGAACAAGAAAAATTTGGTGCTGTCTCATCGGCGCAGCAAAAAATTTTATCTACAATGACGCGCAGTCATCAAACTTCCCTACAACTGCTAGAAACTTTACTAGATATCTATCGCAATGATACAGAAGGCTTAAAACTCAACTTAACACCTGTAGATTTAGCTATCTTGGCAGAAGAAACTGCTAGCACTCTCTCGGAATTAGCAGCTAGTCGTCGCGTTTATCTTTCACTTAACTATGGTGACTCTGATTGGCGGCGATCGCTATGGGTTCAGGGTGATGCTTTGCAACTCCAACGAGTTTTTAACAATCTTTTAGTTAATGCTATCAACCATTCTCGGCGCGGTGAGCGTGTGGAAATAGTATTAGAACCGCAAGCTTTCTATCAAGTCGTGAAAATTTTGGATACGGGTGCAGGTATTGTACCTGAGCAGTTCTCCCATTTATTCGACCGATTTTACCAGGGACATAGCGATCGCCAAGCTAAAGGTTCTGGATTAGGGCTTTACCTATCTCGCCAAATTATTGCAGCCCACGGCGGTATAATTTGGGCAGAGAACAGAGTACCTATCGGTGCAATGTTTGCTTTCAAGCTTCCCGTTTACCCGTCTCAATCTTCTGTTACTGTGTGA
- a CDS encoding response regulator — MPSTPIKILLVEDDELFRLGLHVRLQQETGLEIIAEAEDGETAIELINQESFNVVLLDVGLPGIGGIEACRQIKQQNPQLPVLVLTSHSQKSLIARLIEAGAQGYCLKGVAAEKLVLALRSVAAGASWWDETATKEIRSNFASDLDEPNSENISKLSNPLTQREQEILSLLAVGKTNQEIALTLYITPGTVRVHVHAILHKLGVGDRTQAVVVALQKRLIKSNSTVEEQ; from the coding sequence ATGCCATCTACCCCAATCAAAATTCTCCTAGTAGAAGATGATGAACTCTTTCGTTTAGGTTTGCATGTGCGATTGCAACAAGAAACAGGGTTAGAAATTATTGCTGAGGCTGAAGATGGAGAAACAGCTATTGAGTTAATTAATCAAGAATCTTTCAATGTGGTGTTATTAGATGTAGGATTGCCAGGAATTGGAGGAATAGAAGCCTGTCGCCAAATTAAGCAGCAAAATCCTCAGTTACCAGTTTTAGTTTTGACTTCCCACTCTCAAAAGTCTCTAATTGCCCGATTAATTGAAGCAGGCGCTCAAGGCTATTGTCTCAAAGGAGTGGCAGCAGAAAAATTAGTGCTGGCACTTCGTTCTGTCGCTGCTGGAGCATCCTGGTGGGATGAAACTGCAACTAAAGAAATTCGTTCTAATTTTGCATCTGATCTTGACGAACCTAACTCAGAAAATATCTCAAAACTCTCCAACCCCCTAACTCAACGCGAACAAGAAATTTTGTCGCTATTAGCAGTCGGCAAAACTAATCAAGAAATTGCCTTGACACTCTACATTACACCTGGGACTGTCAGAGTGCATGTTCATGCGATTTTACATAAATTGGGAGTAGGCGATCGCACTCAAGCTGTTGTTGTTGCTTTACAAAAAAGGTTAATTAAAAGTAACTCGACTGTAGAAGAGCAGTAA
- a CDS encoding protein kinase domain-containing protein: protein MNYHMIGKVLQSRYQIVQSLGAGVFGQTYIAVDIDYPHHPQCVVKQLKVSNSQPSYLDTLRLRFLTETQTLKRLGLHDQIPEFIACFEEHERFYLVQEFIEGHSLTAELPITPQWGCVWTENEVIDFLQDVLSILEFVHSQGVIHCDIKPENLIRRTADSKLVLIDFGSIQSVDLDIDGELPIYRIPVTSLGYIPPEQFIGQTQPNSDIYALGMIAIQALTGLEPLQLKGDADTNEILWRSQDTPVNDYLAAVLSQMVRYDYQERFQSVGEVLRVLQQMVQETQPDEPLEVTVESRDSYQRRTSEQSSPLLTGMKVGLAANSLLMGLGVYSLVTNSPAYSETETLYKATEEYQAGDLQEAIALAKSIPSHSNVYPEAQATIEEWQQQWQQAAEQYLIAEQAFNEGRWSDVLSVAPKVPDILYWQSKIDKLVQQAQFNIEVQTQDLLAKAYEKAEARDFSTALKYLRQIPQESSAGALVQKKLAEYSQKRQIRAAYFLHNAHKKALMGDFDGAVAFLRRIPKDTPIYAQVQVKLNEYTQKQRRQTQGQNVAFSM, encoded by the coding sequence ATGAACTACCACATGATCGGTAAAGTACTACAATCACGTTACCAAATAGTCCAAAGCCTGGGTGCAGGGGTATTTGGACAGACATATATTGCTGTAGATATAGATTATCCACATCATCCCCAATGTGTCGTTAAGCAGCTCAAGGTGAGCAATTCTCAACCCAGCTACTTAGACACCTTAAGATTACGCTTTCTTACCGAAACTCAAACCCTCAAGCGTCTGGGACTTCATGACCAAATTCCCGAATTTATCGCTTGCTTTGAAGAACACGAACGGTTTTATTTAGTCCAAGAGTTTATAGAAGGACACTCGTTAACAGCAGAATTGCCCATCACTCCACAATGGGGATGTGTTTGGACTGAAAACGAAGTTATAGATTTTTTACAAGACGTTTTAAGTATTTTGGAATTTGTTCACTCTCAAGGTGTAATTCATTGTGATATCAAACCAGAAAACTTAATCAGACGTACTGCTGATAGCAAATTAGTTTTAATTGACTTTGGCTCAATCCAGTCAGTTGATTTAGATATAGATGGGGAATTGCCCATCTATCGGATTCCTGTAACATCACTGGGTTATATTCCCCCAGAACAATTTATTGGTCAAACACAACCTAATAGTGATATCTATGCTTTGGGTATGATTGCTATCCAGGCTTTAACAGGGCTAGAACCACTGCAATTAAAAGGTGATGCTGATACCAACGAGATTTTATGGCGTTCTCAAGATACGCCAGTTAATGATTATTTAGCAGCAGTTCTCAGTCAAATGGTTCGTTATGACTACCAAGAGCGTTTTCAGTCTGTGGGTGAGGTACTGCGTGTACTCCAGCAAATGGTACAAGAAACTCAGCCTGATGAACCTTTGGAGGTAACAGTTGAAAGCCGTGATTCTTACCAGCGTCGTACATCTGAGCAATCTTCGCCCCTACTAACAGGAATGAAAGTAGGACTGGCTGCTAATTCTTTATTAATGGGATTGGGAGTATATTCTTTAGTAACTAATTCTCCCGCTTATTCTGAAACCGAAACTTTATATAAAGCAACAGAAGAATATCAAGCTGGGGATTTACAAGAAGCGATCGCTTTGGCTAAATCGATTCCCTCTCATAGTAATGTTTATCCAGAAGCTCAAGCCACAATTGAAGAATGGCAACAGCAATGGCAACAGGCGGCGGAACAATATTTAATAGCTGAACAAGCTTTCAATGAAGGTAGATGGTCAGATGTGCTAAGTGTTGCTCCTAAAGTTCCTGATATTTTATATTGGCAATCTAAAATCGATAAATTAGTTCAGCAGGCACAATTTAATATTGAAGTACAGACGCAAGATTTATTAGCAAAAGCTTATGAAAAAGCTGAGGCAAGAGATTTTTCTACGGCTTTAAAGTATCTGCGTCAAATTCCTCAAGAAAGTTCTGCTGGCGCTTTAGTGCAAAAAAAATTGGCTGAATATAGTCAAAAGCGGCAAATTAGAGCAGCCTATTTTTTACATAATGCCCACAAAAAAGCGTTAATGGGTGACTTCGATGGAGCTGTGGCATTTCTCCGCAGGATTCCTAAAGATACCCCTATATATGCTCAAGTTCAGGTGAAACTAAACGAATATACTCAAAAACAGCGCCGACAAACTCAAGGTCAAAATGTAGCTTTCAGTATGTAG
- a CDS encoding class I SAM-dependent methyltransferase, whose amino-acid sequence MDKDFYLQYAAVEDQHWWFVGRRRIINRVIRQLHLPKNPKILEAGCGTGGNLSMLARHGQISAMELDEIAGKIANERQVTQVKLGSLPDKIPFTDEYDLIVILDVIEHLDNDLAALMALHSRLKPGGWLLVTVPAYKFLWSQHDDINHHKRRYVLPALKRLVTKAGYTVRYGSYFNAFLFPIVALMRFLKNLSRIESNSVGSNDLNLPTKPINQFLTFLFASERHLINRIKLPFGVSILLVAQKSL is encoded by the coding sequence ATGGACAAAGATTTTTACCTACAATATGCAGCCGTAGAAGATCAGCACTGGTGGTTTGTGGGTCGCCGCCGGATCATAAATCGAGTCATTCGTCAACTTCATTTACCAAAAAATCCCAAAATCCTGGAGGCTGGTTGTGGTACAGGCGGTAACTTGAGTATGCTAGCTCGTCATGGTCAAATATCTGCGATGGAACTAGACGAAATCGCTGGCAAAATTGCTAATGAACGACAAGTAACTCAGGTTAAATTAGGTAGCTTACCTGATAAAATTCCTTTTACAGACGAGTATGACTTGATTGTCATCTTAGATGTTATAGAACATCTTGATAATGACTTAGCAGCACTAATGGCATTACATTCTAGATTAAAGCCCGGAGGTTGGTTATTAGTTACAGTCCCTGCTTACAAATTTTTGTGGAGTCAGCACGATGACATCAATCACCACAAACGCCGTTATGTTTTGCCAGCTTTAAAGCGACTTGTAACCAAGGCTGGGTACACTGTCCGTTACGGCAGTTATTTTAATGCTTTTCTATTTCCTATAGTTGCTTTAATGCGTTTTTTGAAAAACTTATCACGTATCGAAAGTAATTCTGTTGGTAGTAATGACTTAAATTTGCCAACTAAACCTATCAATCAGTTCTTAACTTTCTTATTTGCCAGTGAACGTCATTTAATTAATCGCATAAAACTACCTTTTGGTGTATCTATTTTGTTGGTAGCGCAGAAAAGTTTGTAA
- a CDS encoding carotenoid oxygenase family protein, with the protein MHTINQKSMTKTWGNAIAQPAPEFPSTQLPILWGQIPDGLRGTLYRNGPARLERGGIPMGHWFDGDGAILAVHFTDAGATGVYRYVQTLGYQQETAAGKLLYGNYGMTAPGPIWNQWRKPVKNAANTSVLALPDKLLALWEGGKPHALDLQTLETWGEDDLGGLTGGLSYSAHDKCDPNTGEIFNFGISSGKDATLNIYKSDSTGKINQKAAYQLDGVPLVHDFVLAGQYLVFFVPPVRLNILPILLGTSSYSDSLEWRPQLGTQILVFDRENLSLVIRKETEPWYQWHFANGYVDADGSVIVDIARYEDFQTNQYLKEVATGKTHTAAKSTFSRVRLNPQTGKVIEIQQLSDRHCEFPSVPQQNVGQFSRYTYMSGFRQGTDISQELLNAIARFDHKSQILTEADFGENRYPSEPIHVQNAQNSLQSWVITVVYDGNSDNSQVWIFDSDRLDAEPICKLGLPSIIPHGFHGTWKDAGL; encoded by the coding sequence ATGCATACAATTAATCAAAAGTCAATGACAAAAACTTGGGGAAATGCGATCGCACAACCAGCCCCAGAATTTCCTTCTACCCAACTGCCAATTCTCTGGGGGCAAATCCCTGATGGGTTGCGTGGCACACTTTACCGCAACGGGCCAGCCCGTCTAGAACGTGGTGGTATCCCTATGGGACACTGGTTTGATGGAGATGGGGCAATTCTTGCTGTGCATTTTACTGATGCAGGCGCTACCGGAGTTTATCGCTACGTGCAAACTCTTGGCTATCAACAAGAAACTGCCGCAGGTAAACTGCTTTACGGCAACTATGGCATGACAGCACCGGGGCCAATTTGGAATCAATGGCGAAAACCAGTGAAGAACGCTGCTAATACTTCAGTGCTAGCACTCCCCGATAAACTCTTAGCACTATGGGAAGGTGGTAAACCTCATGCCTTAGATTTGCAAACTTTAGAAACTTGGGGCGAAGATGATTTAGGGGGATTAACTGGAGGCTTAAGTTATTCTGCCCATGACAAATGTGACCCCAACACAGGAGAAATTTTTAACTTTGGCATTAGTTCTGGAAAAGATGCGACATTAAATATCTATAAAAGCGATTCCACAGGCAAGATTAACCAAAAAGCCGCATATCAACTAGATGGAGTGCCGTTGGTGCATGATTTTGTCTTGGCAGGACAGTATCTTGTCTTTTTCGTGCCACCAGTGCGGTTGAATATTTTACCCATATTATTGGGAACAAGCAGTTATAGTGATTCGTTAGAATGGCGACCTCAACTAGGAACCCAGATTTTAGTCTTTGACCGCGAAAATTTATCTTTAGTAATTCGAAAAGAAACTGAACCTTGGTATCAATGGCATTTTGCCAATGGTTATGTAGATGCTGACGGTTCAGTGATTGTAGATATTGCCCGTTATGAAGATTTTCAGACAAACCAATATCTCAAAGAAGTAGCTACAGGAAAAACTCACACTGCTGCTAAAAGTACATTTTCACGGGTACGTCTCAATCCCCAAACAGGGAAAGTTATAGAAATTCAGCAATTGTCAGACCGACATTGTGAATTTCCCAGTGTGCCACAGCAAAACGTTGGGCAATTTTCTCGCTACACATATATGTCTGGGTTCCGCCAAGGGACAGATATCAGCCAAGAATTATTAAACGCGATCGCTCGCTTCGATCACAAGAGCCAAATTCTCACCGAAGCAGATTTCGGAGAAAATCGCTATCCTTCAGAACCCATACATGTCCAAAATGCTCAAAACTCCCTACAGAGTTGGGTAATCACAGTTGTATACGATGGTAATTCTGATAATAGTCAAGTTTGGATATTTGATAGCGATCGCTTAGACGCAGAACCTATCTGTAAACTAGGATTACCCAGCATTATTCCCCACGGCTTCCACGGCACTTGGAAAGATGCAGGTTTGTAG
- a CDS encoding homocysteine biosynthesis protein: MRTIAEINDKIISQHAVVLTVEELKARVAEVGVTKVAQEVDVITTGTFEPMESSGAIINLGHTDPPIKIRRCWIDGVPAYSGFGAVDLYLGASCAVDVMDGEEVRERGGGHVIEDLIAGKPVHIRAQGQVTDCYPRATFETTVTRDTINQFYLFNPRNLYQNFIVGVNGGDRPLFTYLGPLQPRLGNAVYSNAGAISPLLNDPNLQLVGIGTRIFLGGGIGYVAWEGTQHFPLQKRLANHAPIGPAATLALIGDAKLMDTRWVRGCYFKSYGPSLMLGVGVPLPVLNEEVVEHCAVQDKDLVAPIVDFSIPRRVRPTFGLVSYAQLKSGRITIEGKTVRTAPLASLFFSRQIAQELKQWIEAGTFTLTEPVASIPMERSFLPQDRWTDF, translated from the coding sequence ATGCGAACAATTGCGGAAATTAATGATAAAATCATCAGCCAACATGCGGTGGTGTTGACTGTTGAAGAATTAAAAGCACGAGTTGCAGAAGTTGGCGTTACAAAAGTTGCTCAAGAAGTTGATGTAATTACCACTGGCACTTTTGAGCCAATGGAATCTAGCGGTGCAATTATCAATCTGGGACATACTGACCCCCCAATCAAAATTCGCCGTTGCTGGATAGATGGTGTTCCAGCGTACTCTGGATTTGGGGCAGTAGATTTGTACTTAGGTGCGAGTTGTGCCGTAGATGTGATGGATGGTGAAGAAGTTCGAGAACGCGGCGGCGGTCATGTCATAGAAGATTTGATAGCGGGAAAACCTGTACACATTAGAGCGCAAGGACAAGTAACTGATTGCTACCCACGGGCAACTTTTGAAACTACTGTTACTCGTGACACTATCAATCAATTTTATTTATTCAATCCACGCAATCTCTATCAAAATTTTATTGTGGGGGTAAATGGAGGCGATCGCCCACTTTTTACTTATCTTGGCCCTTTACAACCACGTTTGGGCAACGCTGTTTACTCAAACGCTGGTGCTATTTCCCCCTTACTCAACGATCCCAATTTACAACTTGTTGGTATTGGCACACGAATTTTTTTAGGCGGCGGCATTGGTTATGTTGCTTGGGAAGGTACTCAACACTTTCCCTTACAAAAGCGGTTAGCTAATCATGCACCGATTGGCCCGGCTGCGACTTTAGCTTTAATTGGTGATGCCAAGCTTATGGATACTCGTTGGGTGCGGGGTTGTTACTTCAAAAGTTATGGGCCTTCGTTAATGCTGGGTGTAGGTGTTCCCCTCCCGGTATTAAACGAAGAAGTAGTAGAACACTGTGCAGTGCAAGATAAAGATTTAGTAGCGCCGATAGTAGACTTTTCTATTCCCCGACGCGTCCGTCCCACATTTGGTTTAGTGAGTTACGCCCAACTTAAGTCTGGACGTATCACCATTGAGGGCAAAACAGTACGAACAGCTCCTTTAGCAAGTTTGTTTTTTTCTCGGCAAATTGCCCAAGAATTAAAACAATGGATTGAAGCAGGTACTTTTACCCTTACAGAACCAGTTGCTTCCATTCCGATGGAGCGATCGTTTCTTCCCCAAGACCGCTGGACGGATTTTTAA
- a CDS encoding tetratricopeptide repeat protein, translating to MNSHSFLASGNQQNNCDQFVVKTTLEVQARGTSDREESTLKDSYLRSGALKLAQRGDYTQAIALLSQLIHRHPQNAIDYNNRGLIYFQSGEAQKAWRDYNTALQLNPDLASAYNNRANYYASRGELATALVDYDRAIDLNPSYVRAWINRGITLRDLGQYEEAIDNFEVTLLFGQLKGHIWAERGRTYHLWGDWNCAIADYRRALTQLPTHNKKDVLGWRLRLQLENWLDELLFPQGSDW from the coding sequence ATGAATAGTCACTCATTTTTAGCTTCTGGTAATCAACAAAATAATTGTGATCAGTTTGTTGTAAAAACTACATTAGAAGTTCAAGCTCGTGGGACTAGCGATCGCGAGGAATCTACTTTAAAAGACAGCTACTTACGCTCTGGCGCTCTCAAGTTAGCTCAACGAGGAGATTATACTCAAGCGATCGCATTATTAAGCCAATTAATTCACCGCCATCCCCAAAACGCTATTGATTACAACAATCGAGGCTTAATTTATTTTCAAAGTGGTGAGGCGCAAAAAGCATGGCGCGACTATAACACCGCTTTACAACTTAATCCTGATTTAGCTAGTGCTTATAACAACCGAGCTAATTATTATGCATCCCGTGGGGAATTAGCAACTGCACTTGTCGATTATGATCGAGCCATTGACTTAAATCCCAGCTATGTGAGAGCGTGGATTAACCGAGGTATCACCTTGCGTGACTTGGGACAATACGAAGAGGCTATTGATAATTTTGAGGTAACATTGCTTTTCGGTCAACTGAAAGGTCATATTTGGGCTGAACGCGGCAGAACTTATCATCTTTGGGGTGATTGGAATTGTGCGATCGCTGATTACCGTCGTGCCTTGACTCAATTACCTACGCACAACAAAAAAGATGTTCTTGGCTGGCGTTTACGTTTACAACTGGAAAATTGGCTAGATGAACTATTGTTTCCTCAAGGTTCTGATTGGTAA